In the genome of Candidatus Reidiella endopervernicosa, one region contains:
- a CDS encoding efflux RND transporter periplasmic adaptor subunit, which produces MSRGELMAAVTMRTLFLSLLLSMPAQAWSAELAAKLDWSKRVELSPLVSGVVKAVNVEPGQHVDQGALLLQFDDRLFKARNAEAEAALEHARLLFQEAEREQQRADELYDRTVLSNHEYEQSKVNFAAASLAMRSAELRLVETTLDLERSAISAPFDAWVVERLVEPGASIVSELQTAPLLVVTYAGRMRAVTKIESSLARKIEIGSSATVVVGKQRYRARVASIGAVEGGHQLDVAFSHSNDHLYLGQKAKIILP; this is translated from the coding sequence ATGAGTAGGGGAGAATTAATGGCTGCGGTAACTATGAGAACACTTTTCCTGTCGCTACTGCTCTCGATGCCTGCTCAGGCCTGGAGTGCAGAACTGGCAGCCAAGCTCGACTGGTCAAAGCGAGTTGAACTCTCACCGCTCGTCTCGGGTGTGGTGAAAGCGGTGAATGTTGAGCCGGGGCAGCATGTTGATCAGGGCGCGCTTCTATTGCAGTTCGATGATCGTCTCTTTAAGGCACGCAATGCTGAGGCCGAGGCCGCGCTTGAACATGCCAGGTTGCTCTTTCAGGAGGCTGAGCGTGAACAGCAACGTGCCGATGAACTCTACGATCGGACCGTGCTCTCCAATCATGAGTATGAGCAGTCTAAGGTTAACTTCGCAGCAGCTTCCCTTGCGATGCGAAGCGCAGAGCTGCGACTGGTAGAGACAACGCTCGATCTGGAGCGGAGTGCCATCTCCGCCCCCTTTGATGCCTGGGTGGTGGAGCGGTTGGTTGAGCCGGGCGCTTCAATTGTTAGTGAGCTACAGACAGCACCACTGCTGGTGGTTACCTATGCAGGACGGATGCGGGCGGTGACTAAAATCGAATCGAGCCTGGCCAGAAAGATTGAGATCGGCAGCTCGGCAACGGTCGTAGTGGGTAAGCAGCGTTATCGTGCTCGTGTTGCATCGATTGGTGCTGTTGAAGGGGGGCACCAGCTAGATGTCGCCTTTTCACACAGCAACGACCATCTCTATCTAGGTCAAAAGGCGAAGATTATTCTGCCATGA
- a CDS encoding LysM peptidoglycan-binding domain-containing protein, giving the protein MNGDNLWDIAAKQQIYSNAYHWPLVYKENQRLIEDADLIYPGQQFTINRNHSGAEIDNAASHAVTRGPGPWATLRRVIAAIWLSRISNNI; this is encoded by the coding sequence ATGAACGGTGACAATCTCTGGGATATCGCCGCCAAGCAGCAGATCTACAGCAACGCCTACCACTGGCCGCTGGTCTACAAAGAGAATCAGCGCCTGATCGAAGATGCTGACCTCATCTACCCTGGTCAGCAATTCACCATCAACCGCAATCATAGTGGCGCTGAAATCGACAATGCGGCCAGCCACGCAGTGACACGAGGCCCTGGTCCTTGGGCGACGTTGAGGCGTGTGATCGCCGCTATTTGGCTCAGTAGAATCAGCAATAACATCTAG
- a CDS encoding DUF2069 domain-containing protein — protein MQRVKLAQATALTGYFGLIFLLLLWNIWIAPSKHFPISLVLIVLVVPLLFPLRGLLHGRSYTYAWSSMLSLLYLALGIMEAVTKPYEVTQTPERLLGIIEIIFSVMLFVGAILYVRLKARADRAAALEEETKD, from the coding sequence ATGCAGCGCGTCAAACTTGCACAGGCCACGGCACTGACCGGCTACTTCGGTCTAATCTTTCTACTGCTGCTGTGGAATATCTGGATCGCCCCCTCGAAACACTTTCCGATCAGCCTGGTACTGATCGTGCTGGTGGTACCCCTACTCTTTCCACTACGCGGCCTGCTACACGGCCGTAGCTACACCTACGCCTGGAGCAGCATGCTCTCACTGCTCTACCTCGCACTCGGCATTATGGAAGCAGTCACCAAGCCCTATGAAGTAACGCAGACACCGGAGCGACTACTCGGCATTATCGAGATTATCTTTAGTGTGATGCTGTTTGTCGGCGCGATCCTCTACGTACGCTTAAAAGCACGAGCGGACCGTGCCGCAGCACTAGAGGAAGAGACTAAGGATTGA
- the arsC gene encoding arsenate reductase (glutaredoxin) (This arsenate reductase requires both glutathione and glutaredoxin to convert arsenate to arsenite, after which the efflux transporter formed by ArsA and ArsB can extrude the arsenite from the cell, providing resistance.), which produces MTNNTIKLYHNPRCSKSRQTLQLLEQQGVEPQIVEYLTTPPTVVELTEILEMLGLEPRELMRNKEAEYQENGLDNPELSREQLIEAMVNTPKLIERPIVISNGRAAIGRPPEKVLEIVK; this is translated from the coding sequence ATGACCAACAACACCATCAAGCTCTACCACAACCCCCGCTGCTCCAAATCACGCCAGACCCTGCAGTTGCTTGAGCAGCAGGGCGTTGAGCCACAGATTGTTGAGTATCTAACAACCCCACCTACTGTCGTGGAGCTAACTGAGATTCTCGAGATGCTTGGGCTTGAACCACGCGAGCTGATGCGTAACAAGGAGGCGGAGTACCAGGAGAACGGGCTCGACAACCCAGAGCTAAGTCGTGAGCAGCTGATTGAGGCAATGGTCAACACACCCAAACTGATTGAGCGCCCGATTGTGATCAGCAACGGCAGGGCCGCGATTGGCCGCCCACCGGAGAAGGTATTGGAGATCGTCAAATGA
- a CDS encoding DUF4398 domain-containing protein gives MSRNITKRVRLFLITLLVVVAGCAAVPAQEMSDARQALRAAQDSGAMESAPAMMAKAERLMQKAERSLEAGEYRAARKNAEEARSLAIEARQMTVRGK, from the coding sequence GTGAGTCGCAATATAACAAAAAGAGTGCGTCTGTTTCTCATTACCCTACTGGTCGTGGTGGCAGGCTGTGCCGCCGTGCCGGCACAGGAGATGTCCGATGCCCGTCAGGCCTTGCGTGCAGCGCAGGATAGCGGTGCCATGGAGTCAGCCCCCGCCATGATGGCAAAAGCCGAACGGCTGATGCAGAAGGCGGAGAGGAGTCTTGAAGCGGGAGAGTATCGCGCCGCAAGAAAGAATGCCGAAGAGGCACGTTCACTGGCAATTGAAGCGCGCCAGATGACAGTAAGAGGTAAGTAG
- a CDS encoding TlpA disulfide reductase family protein encodes MRRILTLILLLFTPSLFAADAADFALQGVDGKIHKLSDYRGKWVVVNFWATWCPPCLEEIPELIGYHDKHKDNDSVVLGINFEQIDSDRLGSFVDDQLISYPVLLTNNKPVKSFEPLKGLPTTFVVSPEGKVVGSYLGGIEAQMLEQFIEDEKRDREERS; translated from the coding sequence ATGCGTCGAATTTTGACTCTGATTCTACTCCTTTTTACCCCCTCGCTGTTTGCTGCTGATGCGGCCGATTTTGCGCTGCAGGGTGTCGATGGCAAGATCCACAAGCTCTCTGACTATCGTGGCAAGTGGGTGGTGGTTAACTTCTGGGCAACCTGGTGTCCACCCTGCCTTGAGGAGATTCCAGAGCTGATTGGTTATCACGACAAGCATAAAGATAACGACTCAGTGGTGTTGGGAATCAACTTTGAGCAGATTGACAGTGATCGGCTGGGCAGCTTTGTCGATGACCAATTGATCTCCTATCCAGTGCTGCTGACAAATAACAAACCGGTTAAATCGTTCGAGCCCCTCAAGGGTTTGCCAACCACCTTTGTCGTCTCGCCTGAGGGTAAGGTGGTCGGAAGCTATCTGGGTGGTATTGAGGCACAGATGCTTGAGCAATTTATTGAAGATGAAAAACGCGACAGGGAGGAGCGTTCGTGA
- a CDS encoding AI-2E family transporter has translation MSDSQRWMVIGGVAGAGWLLYLLGPVLVPFMAGGLLAYLGDPLVDRLEAKRLSRTVSVTIVFAAILSVLMIVLFLLVPILGKQLGILIGNLPGYFEMLQGKMLPWLQQLGIEIEAIDPQLIFNAIRQHWGEGSDVIGQLIAGASQSGMALLALAANLLLIPVVTFYLLRDWDILVAHIHEMLPRRIEPRVTLLTLESDEVLGAFLRGQMLVMLALATIYTLGLWMVGLELALLIGVLAGLVSFVPYLGLIVGVVVAGVAALMQFQDVLPIVLVFVPFIVGQLLEGMVLTPKLVGDRIGLHPVAVIFAVLAGGQLFGFLGVLLALPVAAVIMVMVRHLHQEYLDSALYDEGSVAVELEGVDQHDA, from the coding sequence ATGAGTGATTCACAGCGCTGGATGGTGATTGGTGGAGTGGCTGGTGCGGGGTGGTTACTCTATCTGCTGGGGCCAGTCCTGGTCCCCTTTATGGCGGGTGGGCTGCTCGCCTATCTTGGCGATCCCCTTGTTGATCGACTGGAGGCTAAGCGTCTCTCGCGTACCGTTTCGGTCACGATCGTCTTTGCTGCCATCCTCTCGGTATTGATGATTGTGCTGTTTCTACTGGTACCGATTCTCGGTAAACAGTTGGGGATTCTGATCGGTAACCTGCCGGGCTACTTCGAAATGCTACAGGGCAAAATGCTGCCGTGGCTGCAGCAGCTAGGTATCGAGATCGAAGCGATCGATCCGCAGCTAATCTTCAACGCCATTCGCCAGCACTGGGGCGAGGGCAGTGATGTCATCGGCCAGCTGATTGCTGGCGCTTCGCAATCGGGTATGGCGTTGTTGGCACTGGCCGCCAACCTGCTGCTGATTCCGGTGGTGACCTTCTATCTTCTGCGGGACTGGGACATCCTGGTCGCTCACATCCACGAGATGTTACCGCGTCGTATCGAACCACGCGTCACGCTGCTGACACTGGAGTCGGATGAGGTGCTGGGTGCGTTCCTGCGCGGACAGATGTTGGTGATGCTGGCGCTGGCAACCATCTACACGCTCGGTCTCTGGATGGTGGGGCTGGAGCTGGCGCTACTGATTGGTGTGCTGGCGGGATTGGTCAGTTTCGTTCCCTATCTAGGTCTGATCGTCGGCGTGGTCGTGGCTGGTGTTGCTGCGTTGATGCAGTTTCAGGATGTGTTACCGATTGTGCTGGTCTTTGTGCCCTTTATTGTTGGGCAGCTGCTCGAAGGCATGGTGTTGACACCGAAGCTGGTGGGAGATCGTATCGGCCTCCACCCAGTGGCGGTGATCTTTGCGGTGCTGGCGGGTGGTCAGCTGTTTGGTTTCCTCGGTGTACTGTTGGCGCTGCCAGTGGCTGCGGTGATTATGGTGATGGTTCGCCATCTACATCAGGAGTATCTCGACAGCGCGCTCTACGATGAGGGGAGTGTGGCGGTTGAACTGGAAGGTGTCGACCAACACGACGCCTGA
- the hda gene encoding DnaA regulatory inactivator Hda codes for MMQLPLGIALREAATFENYFTTDNDQALNAIRTALSVGESAVIYLWGGGEVGKSHLLQAACHLAAESGMSSTYLPLGEAESWPPEMIEGFESLELVCLDDVGQVAGRADWEEALFHLFNRLQEAGGILLVSADVAPASLSVKLNDLKSRLAWGLTFQLQPLDDEQKQQALKTLAQRRGLELPDESATYLLRHAPRGQGLLFSLLDRLDEASMIEQRRLTIPFIKSVLNP; via the coding sequence ATGATGCAGCTCCCCCTTGGCATCGCACTGCGCGAAGCCGCCACTTTTGAAAACTACTTCACCACCGATAACGATCAGGCGCTCAACGCCATTCGTACAGCGCTTTCTGTTGGTGAGTCGGCAGTGATCTATCTCTGGGGTGGCGGTGAGGTTGGTAAGTCGCATCTGCTGCAGGCTGCCTGTCATCTGGCTGCGGAGTCTGGGATGAGCTCGACCTACCTGCCACTCGGTGAGGCGGAGAGCTGGCCGCCCGAGATGATCGAGGGGTTTGAGTCGCTTGAGCTGGTCTGTCTTGACGATGTGGGGCAGGTGGCAGGGCGAGCCGATTGGGAAGAGGCACTGTTCCACCTCTTTAATCGTCTGCAGGAAGCGGGCGGTATTCTGCTAGTAAGTGCAGATGTGGCACCGGCCTCTCTGTCGGTAAAGCTCAATGATTTGAAGAGTCGTCTTGCCTGGGGGCTTACCTTTCAGCTGCAACCACTCGACGATGAGCAGAAGCAGCAGGCACTAAAAACGCTGGCACAGCGGCGAGGTCTGGAACTACCCGATGAGTCGGCAACCTATCTGTTACGCCATGCGCCGCGAGGGCAGGGGCTGCTCTTCTCGCTGCTGGACCGGCTTGATGAGGCGTCGATGATCGAGCAGCGACGCCTGACCATCCCCTTCATCAAGTCGGTACTCAATCCTTAG
- the wrbA gene encoding NAD(P)H:quinone oxidoreductase: protein MSEVLVLYYSRHGATAEMAQQIGRGIEEISGVEARIRTVPAVSTVCEAVEDDIPESGAPYVSADDMRECIGLAVGSPTRFGNMAAPMKYFIDSTSNLWLAGEMIDKPATVFTSSSSLHGGQESTLLSMMLPLMHHGMLVMGLPYSESDLLTTTTGGTPYGASHLAGSDSQLPLSDEEKRLCRAQGKRLAECAVAMNSKRSGNS, encoded by the coding sequence ATGAGTGAAGTCCTGGTGCTCTATTACAGCCGCCACGGCGCTACCGCTGAGATGGCTCAACAGATTGGTCGTGGCATCGAGGAGATCAGTGGTGTCGAGGCGAGGATTCGTACCGTCCCCGCCGTCTCCACCGTCTGCGAGGCCGTTGAGGACGATATCCCCGAGAGCGGTGCGCCCTATGTCTCCGCTGACGATATGCGCGAGTGCATCGGTTTGGCTGTGGGTAGTCCAACCCGCTTTGGTAACATGGCGGCACCAATGAAGTACTTCATCGACTCAACCAGCAATCTCTGGCTGGCTGGCGAGATGATCGACAAACCCGCCACCGTCTTTACCTCCAGTTCCAGCCTGCACGGCGGCCAGGAGAGCACTCTGCTAAGCATGATGCTGCCGCTGATGCATCACGGCATGTTGGTTATGGGCCTCCCTTATAGCGAGAGTGACCTGCTCACCACCACAACTGGCGGCACTCCCTATGGCGCCAGCCACCTTGCAGGCAGTGATAGTCAGCTACCACTCAGCGATGAAGAGAAACGGCTCTGTCGGGCACAGGGCAAGCGCCTTGCCGAGTGTGCGGTTGCGATGAATAGCAAACGAAGCGGCAACAGCTGA
- a CDS encoding fumarate hydratase, giving the protein MTLIRQDDFITTVADALQFISFYHPTDFIEALGTAYEKEQSPAARDAIAQILTNSKMCAEGHRPICQDTGIVTVFLKIGMGVSWEASQSVEEMVNEAVRRAYTAAENPLRASIVSDPAGKRSNTRDNTPAVIHTEVVAGDKLDITVAAKGAGSENKTKFTVLNPSDSLVDWVVKTVPTLGAGWCPPGMLGIGIGGTAEKAMLLAKEALMEPIDIQQLQERGAQNRAEELRLEIYDKVNALGIGAQGLGGLTTVLDVKVFDYPTHAASLPVALIPNCAATRHAHVVMDGRGPVLLEPPKPETWPAVEWQPSPDARVVDLETLTQTDTNDWKPGETLLLNGKILTGRDAAHKRICDLLDRGEPLPEGLDFTNRFIYYVGPVDAVGDEPVGPAGPTTATRMDKFSDQMLDTGLLGMIGKAERGAATINSLEQHHGVYLIATGGAAYLISRAIRGSRVIAFPELGMEAIYEFEVENMPVTVAVDAHGGSVHNSGPAEWQAKIGKIPVVTA; this is encoded by the coding sequence ATGACTCTTATTCGCCAAGATGATTTCATCACAACCGTTGCCGATGCCCTCCAGTTCATCTCTTTTTACCACCCTACTGACTTTATTGAAGCACTTGGAACGGCATACGAAAAGGAGCAATCGCCTGCAGCCCGTGATGCCATCGCGCAGATTCTGACCAATTCGAAGATGTGCGCCGAGGGACACCGACCAATTTGCCAGGATACTGGTATCGTCACAGTGTTCCTCAAGATCGGTATGGGCGTGAGCTGGGAGGCAAGCCAGAGCGTCGAAGAGATGGTCAACGAGGCGGTGCGGCGTGCATACACCGCCGCAGAAAACCCGCTACGCGCCTCGATCGTCAGCGATCCTGCCGGCAAACGCAGCAATACCCGAGATAACACCCCAGCAGTGATCCACACCGAGGTGGTTGCGGGTGACAAGCTCGATATCACCGTCGCCGCCAAGGGAGCAGGATCGGAGAACAAGACCAAGTTTACGGTGCTCAATCCAAGTGACAGCCTGGTTGATTGGGTGGTCAAAACGGTTCCCACTCTGGGTGCAGGCTGGTGTCCACCCGGTATGCTCGGTATCGGTATCGGCGGTACGGCCGAAAAGGCGATGCTGCTGGCCAAAGAGGCGCTGATGGAGCCGATCGATATTCAGCAGCTTCAGGAGCGTGGCGCACAGAATCGTGCCGAGGAGCTACGCCTTGAGATCTACGACAAGGTCAACGCACTGGGTATCGGCGCACAGGGACTCGGTGGTCTCACCACCGTGCTCGATGTAAAGGTCTTCGACTACCCAACCCATGCCGCCTCACTGCCGGTGGCACTGATCCCCAACTGCGCCGCCACCCGCCATGCACATGTGGTGATGGATGGTCGCGGCCCGGTGCTACTCGAGCCACCCAAGCCTGAGACGTGGCCTGCAGTCGAGTGGCAGCCGAGTCCCGATGCACGGGTTGTCGATCTTGAGACCCTGACCCAGACTGATACCAACGATTGGAAGCCGGGCGAAACGCTACTGCTCAACGGCAAGATCCTCACTGGTCGCGATGCGGCCCACAAACGCATCTGTGATCTGCTCGATCGTGGTGAACCGCTGCCCGAGGGGCTCGACTTTACCAACCGCTTCATCTACTACGTCGGACCTGTCGATGCGGTGGGTGATGAGCCGGTCGGACCTGCGGGGCCGACCACTGCAACCCGCATGGACAAGTTCTCCGATCAGATGCTCGACACCGGCCTGCTCGGCATGATTGGCAAGGCGGAGCGTGGTGCAGCAACCATCAACAGTCTTGAGCAGCACCACGGCGTCTACCTGATTGCTACCGGCGGTGCCGCCTATCTGATCTCACGCGCCATTCGTGGATCTCGAGTCATCGCCTTTCCCGAACTAGGCATGGAGGCGATCTACGAGTTCGAGGTGGAGAATATGCCGGTCACCGTAGCGGTCGATGCGCATGGCGGTTCGGTGCACAACAGCGGCCCCGCAGAGTGGCAGGCGAAGATCGGTAAGATTCCCGTCGTAACGGCTTAA
- a CDS encoding TolC family protein: MIHAPRCIAAGMLGSALLLVATWASAESAAGSLPEPLSLSEAFVVADAESHPQFQRVEAAYQRAEAELLAVDAANGTQLSLQGKARWIEPADLAADQSHNDSSAHLYLRKRLYDFGQSRHAEAAGEAQLTGERLNLRRAEDQKRIEVMERFFDVLLADVQNGVDNEGMAIAFVTLDKARDRNELGQLSDIELLEYESNYQTQRLRVASSSAQKRSTRALLAAALNRPGELSSELVEPELGALDRKLPEFETLLAAAVESNPRMRAQRELLEAARLRVEAARREGRPQLSGELESSIYNRDGGSRDPFRAGLVLDVPLFTGGRVNAAVAKARASLHGLQADYAIEQREMNQRLLELWQQIGLLHIKREEMVALADYRDLYLDRSRALYELEVKTDLGDAMVRFAEARYQRTKTDYELLLAWAKLDALTGNRPGSYWLAGGVKGNE, encoded by the coding sequence ATGATCCACGCGCCGAGATGCATCGCTGCCGGGATGCTCGGCAGTGCACTACTGCTTGTTGCGACATGGGCCTCGGCTGAATCGGCTGCCGGTTCACTGCCGGAACCGCTCTCACTTAGCGAGGCGTTTGTCGTTGCAGATGCGGAGTCACACCCCCAATTTCAACGTGTCGAGGCCGCCTACCAGCGTGCTGAGGCGGAGCTGCTTGCAGTCGATGCTGCCAACGGTACCCAGCTGAGCCTGCAGGGTAAGGCGCGCTGGATCGAACCCGCGGATCTGGCCGCCGATCAATCCCATAACGACAGCAGCGCGCATCTCTATCTACGTAAACGCCTCTATGACTTTGGCCAGAGCCGTCACGCCGAGGCGGCTGGAGAGGCGCAGCTCACGGGTGAGCGCCTCAACCTACGGCGCGCCGAGGATCAGAAACGGATCGAGGTGATGGAGCGCTTTTTTGATGTGCTGCTGGCCGATGTCCAGAACGGGGTCGATAACGAGGGGATGGCGATCGCCTTTGTCACCCTCGACAAGGCGCGGGATCGTAACGAACTCGGACAGCTCTCTGATATTGAGTTGCTCGAGTATGAGAGTAACTATCAGACCCAGCGTCTGCGAGTTGCCTCAAGCAGTGCCCAGAAGCGCAGCACGCGTGCCCTATTGGCAGCGGCGCTGAATCGTCCCGGTGAACTCTCTTCTGAACTGGTCGAACCGGAGCTGGGTGCGCTTGATCGTAAGCTGCCTGAGTTCGAGACGCTGTTGGCCGCAGCTGTTGAATCCAATCCACGTATGCGTGCCCAGCGAGAGTTGTTGGAGGCCGCACGGCTGCGTGTTGAGGCGGCGCGTCGAGAGGGGCGTCCGCAGCTTAGCGGTGAGCTGGAGAGCAGCATTTACAATCGTGACGGTGGCTCACGCGATCCCTTCCGTGCCGGGTTGGTGCTCGATGTGCCGCTCTTCACGGGTGGGCGGGTAAATGCGGCGGTTGCCAAGGCGCGTGCCTCTCTACACGGCTTGCAGGCCGACTACGCTATTGAACAGCGCGAGATGAATCAGCGGCTGCTGGAGCTGTGGCAGCAGATCGGCTTGCTGCATATCAAGCGCGAAGAGATGGTGGCGCTGGCTGACTATCGTGACCTCTACCTCGATCGGAGCCGGGCGCTCTATGAGCTGGAGGTGAAGACCGATCTTGGTGATGCAATGGTGCGTTTTGCCGAGGCACGTTATCAGCGAACCAAGACCGACTATGAACTGCTGCTAGCGTGGGCGAAGCTCGATGCACTGACCGGCAATCGACCGGGAAGTTACTGGCTGGCTGGAGGAGTAAAGGGTAATGAGTAG
- a CDS encoding thioredoxin family protein translates to MKQLLAAISLLIFTVTIEAASVETRDPYVHFFDQFFGDLQEELANAKEEGKKGVLIFFEMDECPFCHRMKRTVLNRPEVQKFFKENMLSFAIDIEGDVEMVDFKGETMSQKDFSFKVNRVRATPVIAFYDLQGEQVVRYTGATSGPDEFLWMGEYFVDGHYQKQSFTRYKREKRKASKNR, encoded by the coding sequence GTGAAACAGCTACTGGCAGCCATCTCGCTGCTTATCTTTACCGTAACGATTGAGGCTGCATCGGTCGAAACTCGTGATCCGTACGTCCACTTCTTCGATCAGTTCTTTGGTGATCTGCAGGAGGAGCTGGCCAACGCCAAGGAGGAGGGCAAAAAGGGGGTGCTGATCTTCTTTGAGATGGACGAGTGTCCCTTCTGTCATCGCATGAAGCGCACCGTGCTAAATCGCCCCGAGGTGCAGAAGTTCTTCAAGGAGAACATGCTCAGCTTCGCTATCGATATCGAAGGCGATGTGGAGATGGTCGACTTCAAGGGCGAGACGATGTCGCAGAAAGATTTCTCCTTCAAGGTAAACCGGGTGCGTGCCACTCCGGTGATTGCCTTCTATGACCTGCAGGGCGAGCAGGTGGTTCGCTATACAGGCGCTACTTCGGGTCCCGATGAGTTTCTCTGGATGGGTGAATACTTTGTCGATGGCCACTACCAGAAGCAGTCATTCACCCGCTATAAGCGAGAGAAACGTAAGGCGTCGAAGAACAGATGA
- a CDS encoding acylphosphatase: protein MTVCKRCRVTGRVQGVWFRATTQQRAAQLGLVGYARNLVDGTVEVLACGEEGQVDLLSEWLWLGSPGSQVDQVVCELADEIPPTTFTTQ, encoded by the coding sequence ATGACCGTCTGCAAGCGCTGCCGGGTCACTGGACGAGTGCAGGGTGTCTGGTTTCGTGCCACCACCCAGCAGCGTGCTGCACAGCTGGGCCTGGTCGGTTATGCGCGTAATCTGGTCGATGGCACCGTTGAGGTGCTCGCCTGTGGGGAAGAGGGGCAGGTCGATCTATTGAGTGAGTGGCTCTGGCTTGGTTCACCCGGTTCCCAAGTGGATCAGGTGGTGTGTGAGCTGGCAGACGAGATACCCCCCACCACCTTTACCACTCAGTAG
- a CDS encoding YqhA family protein: MLKRLEKWFEGALWNSRLVVLSAVITSLLTAFAVFYMATIDAVVMISHLGDYASFSLSIEARNELRSTTVTHVVEIIDGYLLATVLLIFALGLYELFISKIDQAEGSENSSNILLIHSLDDLKARLAKVILMILVVKFFEHAIGMPFKTPIDLLYLAGGIALIGLALYLSHAGDKHSRAAEK, encoded by the coding sequence ATGTTGAAACGGCTTGAAAAGTGGTTCGAAGGTGCGTTGTGGAATAGCCGGTTGGTAGTGCTTTCGGCAGTGATCACGAGTCTACTGACCGCCTTTGCTGTCTTCTATATGGCAACCATCGATGCAGTCGTGATGATTTCTCACCTTGGTGACTACGCTTCATTCTCGCTCTCAATCGAAGCGCGTAACGAGCTGCGGAGTACCACAGTGACCCATGTGGTGGAGATTATTGATGGTTATCTACTGGCGACAGTATTGCTGATCTTTGCGTTGGGTCTCTATGAACTCTTTATTAGCAAAATCGATCAGGCGGAAGGTTCTGAAAACTCATCCAATATCCTGCTGATCCACAGTCTTGATGACCTGAAGGCGCGATTGGCAAAGGTGATCCTGATGATTCTGGTAGTGAAATTCTTTGAGCACGCCATTGGAATGCCCTTCAAGACACCGATCGATCTACTCTATCTGGCGGGTGGTATCGCCCTGATCGGGTTGGCGCTCTATCTCTCTCACGCGGGTGATAAACACTCGCGTGCTGCAGAGAAGTAG